The Methanofollis sp. UBA420 genome contains a region encoding:
- a CDS encoding glycosyltransferase family 4 protein has translation MKVNFFVEDMLFFKYIGCATLAKTLYGALAREEAGPEMAWNARGRDFDLVHYHTFGPLALTNKKYSHGVKVLTAHSTPRLNTGNLAFSETVNHFYPEIYGGFDHIITISHLCEEEVHEIAPDVPTTLIPNGVDRERFRPDPAKRAAFRAKYGIGEDERVVLSVAQQTPRKGIYDFLALSHDHPDLHFVWVGGYPYGRFSKDHGRIEEEKERCGKNVTFTGFVDDIAAAYCGADVFFMPSYAETFGLVVLEALASGLPTVIRRIPEFVEIFGDAALFFGDKEEAGAHFGDEAALGRHASLARPFSEKFDINEVADLHMNLYRELIGQ, from the coding sequence ATGAAGGTCAACTTCTTCGTCGAGGACATGCTCTTTTTCAAGTACATCGGGTGCGCCACCCTGGCGAAGACCCTGTACGGCGCCCTCGCGAGAGAGGAGGCCGGCCCGGAGATGGCCTGGAATGCCCGCGGCCGCGACTTCGACCTCGTCCACTACCACACCTTCGGCCCCCTCGCCCTGACGAACAAAAAATACAGCCACGGCGTCAAGGTGCTCACCGCCCACTCCACGCCGCGCCTCAACACTGGCAACCTCGCCTTTTCGGAGACGGTGAACCACTTCTACCCTGAAATTTACGGGGGATTCGACCACATCATCACCATCTCGCACCTCTGCGAGGAGGAGGTCCACGAGATCGCCCCCGACGTCCCGACCACCCTCATCCCGAACGGCGTGGACAGGGAGAGGTTCAGGCCCGACCCGGCAAAGAGGGCGGCATTCAGGGCGAAGTACGGCATCGGCGAGGACGAGAGGGTGGTGCTCTCGGTCGCCCAGCAGACGCCGCGGAAGGGCATCTACGACTTCCTCGCCCTCTCGCACGACCACCCCGACCTTCACTTCGTCTGGGTCGGCGGGTATCCGTACGGGAGGTTCTCCAAGGACCACGGCCGGATCGAGGAGGAGAAAGAGAGGTGCGGGAAGAACGTCACCTTCACCGGTTTTGTCGACGACATCGCCGCCGCCTACTGCGGGGCCGATGTCTTCTTCATGCCCTCCTATGCCGAGACCTTCGGCCTCGTCGTGCTGGAGGCCCTTGCAAGCGGCCTGCCGACAGTCATCAGGCGGATCCCGGAGTTCGTCGAGATCTTCGGGGACGCCGCCCTCTTCTTCGGGGACAAAGAGGAGGCGGGGGCGCACTTCGGCGACGAGGCGGCGCTCGGGAGGCACGCCTCCCTTGCACGGCCCTTCTCGGAAAAATTCGACATCAATGAGGTCGCAGACCTCCACATGAACCTCTACAGGGAGTTGATTGGTCAATGA
- a CDS encoding protoporphyrinogen/coproporphyrinogen oxidase — translation MKTAILGGGLTGVTLARLLRERGEDVVVLEAEPEYGGLCRSKTIDGFTFDTGGSHIIFSRDAGALAFMKEALGQNRTERHRNTKIFYKGKYVKYPFENGLADLPKDDLFLCINEFVKTLIKAEKGELSAPRNFREWIVHTFGEGIADCYMVPYNRKIWKFPPEEMSTHWVDGRIPRPPVEDVIKAAVGIETEGYTHQAVFSYPEVGGIEALVRAIAAPVEDIIRTDFAVRSVREEDGAFVISDGTEEVRAERCISTIPLQALLPCLEGVPETVAEACRALKYNSVACICLGLKGGIPPYSWVYVPQEEIGLFNRISFPSGYSDGNAPDGCGSVLAEITYRDGDEAALMDDEALIDHTVEGLMKMGVVASRDQVVSASVDRQKFAYVIYDLAYQENVRTVRDYCKTRGIDLVGRFAEFEYINMDACIRHVIDFVKEYP, via the coding sequence GTGAAAACGGCGATACTGGGCGGCGGGCTGACCGGGGTGACTCTGGCCAGACTGCTCCGGGAAAGAGGCGAAGATGTGGTCGTTCTCGAAGCGGAGCCTGAATACGGCGGTCTCTGCCGGTCGAAGACCATCGACGGCTTCACTTTTGACACAGGCGGATCGCATATCATCTTCTCCCGGGACGCCGGGGCCCTCGCTTTTATGAAAGAGGCGCTCGGCCAGAACCGCACAGAGAGGCACCGGAACACCAAGATCTTCTACAAGGGGAAATACGTCAAATACCCCTTTGAGAACGGTCTTGCAGACCTCCCGAAGGACGACCTCTTCCTCTGCATCAACGAGTTCGTAAAGACCCTCATCAAAGCGGAGAAGGGGGAACTCTCCGCACCCCGGAACTTCAGGGAGTGGATCGTCCACACCTTCGGCGAGGGTATCGCCGACTGCTACATGGTCCCGTACAACCGGAAGATCTGGAAGTTCCCGCCCGAGGAGATGTCCACCCACTGGGTGGACGGGCGGATCCCCCGGCCGCCGGTGGAGGACGTGATCAAGGCGGCGGTCGGCATCGAGACAGAGGGCTACACCCACCAGGCCGTCTTCTCGTACCCCGAGGTTGGGGGTATCGAGGCGCTGGTCAGGGCGATCGCCGCGCCGGTCGAGGACATTATCAGGACAGATTTCGCGGTCAGGTCGGTGAGAGAGGAGGACGGGGCCTTCGTGATCAGCGACGGCACAGAGGAGGTCAGGGCGGAGAGGTGCATCTCCACCATCCCCCTCCAGGCCCTCCTCCCCTGTCTCGAGGGCGTGCCGGAGACGGTGGCGGAGGCCTGCCGGGCCCTGAAGTACAACTCTGTCGCCTGCATCTGCCTCGGCCTGAAGGGCGGGATCCCCCCGTACTCCTGGGTCTATGTCCCGCAGGAGGAGATCGGCCTCTTCAACCGCATCTCCTTCCCCTCGGGCTACAGCGACGGGAACGCCCCAGACGGGTGCGGGTCGGTCCTCGCCGAGATCACCTACAGGGACGGCGACGAGGCCGCCCTGATGGACGACGAGGCCCTCATCGACCACACCGTCGAGGGCCTGATGAAGATGGGCGTCGTCGCGTCCCGCGACCAGGTCGTCTCCGCCTCTGTCGACCGCCAGAAATTTGCGTACGTCATCTACGACCTCGCCTACCAGGAGAATGTCAGGACTGTCAGGGACTACTGCAAGACGCGGGGCATCGACCTCGTCGGCCGTTTCGCAGAGTTCGAGTACATCAATATGGACGCCTGCATCCGCCATGTCATCGATTTCGTGAAGGAATATCCATGA
- a CDS encoding PEGA domain-containing protein, with product METELALAITADPLEGQVPLTVWFTGTATGLAADIWEWTIDGVAADADGPDITHTFLTPGTHTVTLTATNTTLPLANTTSIEIVAEEEKEPMMTAARITHPHIWNVSKIEGEDNVTSLWDLRNKVRKGDTIRIWGVEGHTYKSGITIDKPDVTVKQWEGSPAQPIITYKETDRPVFTVTADNATFRGLNISSSNWLDCNGAGIQATGSMMSNLQRLTIADCTFAENRATKSGGGAYIERCTGATITNCTFTGNRATKSGGGADFQWCTGATITNCTFTGNRANINGGGADFQWCIGAGATITNCTFTNNTVHYGEGGASYFLVCSPITITNCRFDNPDNIRASSSSAFFNTTCTRGTNIAGGPYLGGNLWLQDPAQNISEWCADADFDGICDEPLTIDGFFSGRNTDHLPLVYGGTVAVASTPTGAQIVLDGVTNGYTTDTPLYLSVGEHNVTVKLAGYVTPENKTVTVNAGEMTEVFFELKEVCGEIDVSSVPAEARIILDGVDTGRLTNAILKDIPTGEHNVTVKLAGYFTPENKTVNVYADETTEVFFELERECGILNVSSVPERAQIVLDGVDKGETNAVLENIPTGTHNVTVTLKDYVTQINDTVTVEVGKTTEVTFALERECGVLNVSSVPEGAQIFLDGKETEWLTNTTLEDIPTGEHNVTVRLEGYVTPENRTVTVETGEEAKVFFELERECGVLNVSSVPEGARIFLDGVETEWLTNTTLESIPTGDHKVTVRLAGYVTPENKTVTVETGEEAKVFFELERECGVLNVSSVPEGARIFLEGKETEWLTNTTLTDIPTGEHNVTVTLDDYVKPENRTVTVNAGETTEVFFVLEALPTPIPTSSSSGSGGGHSDLSADSTGKIPAGGSGTLAFRGPAIYEIRVTVGETIQTLLVTVGRTGLPSSVGAPASMVYEYDEVTLYHTTDDAIEGALILFKIPKAWLEENSIDPADVVLCRYHDDAWQPLPTEVRDEDATFWYFSAQSPGFSVFAIGGEPAPVAVKTAEAGAQAGTTEPASPVTETPASPPAETPQPFPTMMLILCGAAVLLIAAVVLWKRR from the coding sequence GTGGAAACGGAACTGGCGCTCGCGATTACCGCCGATCCTCTTGAAGGTCAGGTGCCGCTCACCGTGTGGTTCACAGGGACGGCGACAGGTCTTGCGGCTGATATCTGGGAGTGGACAATCGACGGCGTCGCGGCGGACGCAGACGGCCCTGACATCACCCACACCTTCCTCACGCCCGGCACCCACACTGTCACACTCACGGCAACCAATACCACCCTCCCCCTCGCGAACACCACTTCGATCGAGATCGTTGCGGAGGAAGAAAAAGAACCCATGATGACAGCGGCCAGGATCACTCACCCCCACATCTGGAATGTCTCGAAGATCGAGGGAGAGGACAACGTCACCAGTCTCTGGGATCTCAGGAATAAGGTCAGAAAAGGAGATACGATCCGCATCTGGGGCGTCGAGGGCCACACTTATAAGAGCGGGATCACCATCGACAAACCGGACGTGACCGTCAAACAGTGGGAAGGCTCGCCCGCCCAACCCATCATCACATACAAAGAGACAGACAGACCGGTGTTCACCGTCACAGCGGACAACGCCACCTTTCGCGGCCTCAACATCTCCAGCAGCAACTGGTTGGACTGCAATGGCGCCGGCATACAAGCCACAGGAAGTATGATGTCAAATCTCCAGCGCCTCACCATCGCTGACTGCACCTTCGCCGAGAACAGAGCAACTAAAAGCGGCGGCGGGGCATACATCGAGCGGTGTACTGGCGCCACGATCACCAACTGCACCTTCACCGGGAACAGAGCAACTAAAAGCGGCGGCGGGGCAGACTTCCAGTGGTGTACTGGCGCCACGATCACCAACTGCACTTTCACCGGGAACAGAGCAAATATCAATGGCGGCGGGGCAGACTTCCAGTGGTGTATTGGCGCCGGCGCTACGATCACCAACTGCACTTTCACCAACAACACCGTACACTACGGCGAGGGCGGGGCATCATACTTCCTTGTTTGCTCTCCCATCACGATCACCAACTGCCGCTTCGACAACCCCGACAATATCCGTGCATCTTCCTCCTCCGCCTTCTTCAACACCACCTGCACCCGCGGCACCAACATCGCTGGCGGGCCGTACCTCGGCGGCAACCTCTGGCTTCAGGACCCCGCCCAGAACATCTCGGAGTGGTGTGCGGACGCCGACTTCGATGGCATCTGTGACGAACCGTTGACCATTGATGGCTTCTTCAGCGGACGCAACACCGACCATCTCCCTCTGGTGTACGGCGGGACTGTGGCGGTCGCCTCGACGCCCACGGGGGCGCAGATAGTCCTCGACGGCGTGACGAACGGCTACACAACCGATACGCCCCTCTACCTCTCTGTCGGCGAGCACAACGTAACGGTCAAGCTCGCCGGGTATGTCACGCCGGAGAACAAGACCGTGACAGTCAATGCAGGTGAGATGACAGAGGTCTTCTTTGAACTCAAAGAGGTATGCGGGGAGATCGACGTCTCCTCCGTACCGGCGGAGGCCCGGATCATCCTCGACGGCGTGGACACTGGAAGGTTGACCAACGCAATTCTGAAGGACATCCCGACAGGAGAGCACAACGTAACGGTCAAACTCGCCGGGTATTTCACGCCGGAGAACAAGACCGTGAATGTCTATGCAGACGAGACGACAGAGGTCTTCTTCGAACTTGAGCGCGAGTGCGGGATCCTCAACGTCTCCTCCGTACCGGAGAGGGCGCAGATAGTCCTCGATGGGGTGGACAAGGGCGAGACCAACGCAGTTCTGGAGAACATCCCGACAGGGACGCACAATGTCACAGTCACCCTCAAAGACTACGTGACTCAGATTAATGATACAGTGACGGTCGAAGTGGGGAAGACGACAGAGGTCACCTTCGCCCTCGAACGCGAGTGCGGGGTTCTCAACGTCTCATCCGTACCAGAGGGGGCGCAGATATTCCTCGACGGGAAGGAAACCGAATGGTTGACCAACACGACCCTGGAAGACATCCCGACGGGCGAGCACAACGTCACGGTTAGACTCGAAGGATACGTGACCCCTGAAAACCGGACGGTGACGGTTGAGACAGGCGAGGAGGCAAAGGTCTTCTTCGAGCTTGAACGCGAGTGCGGAGTTCTCAATGTCTCCTCCGTACCGGAGGGGGCCCGGATATTCCTCGACGGCGTAGAAACCGAATGGTTAACCAACACGACCCTGGAGAGTATCCCCACGGGTGACCACAAGGTCACGGTCAGACTCGCGGGGTACGTCACGCCTGAGAACAAGACCGTGACGGTTGAGACAGGCGAGGAGGCAAAAGTCTTCTTCGAACTTGAACGCGAGTGCGGGGTTCTCAACGTCTCATCCGTACCAGAGGGGGCGCGGATATTCCTCGAAGGGAAGGAAACCGAATGGTTGACCAACACGACCCTGACGGACATCCCGACGGGAGAGCACAACGTCACAGTCACCCTCGACGACTACGTCAAACCTGAGAACAGGACCGTGACGGTCAATGCAGGCGAGACGACGGAGGTCTTCTTCGTCCTCGAAGCCCTGCCGACACCGATACCCACATCATCCTCATCCGGTTCGGGCGGCGGCCACTCCGACCTCTCTGCCGACTCGACAGGAAAGATCCCGGCAGGCGGCAGCGGTACCCTGGCATTCCGGGGCCCGGCTATCTACGAGATCAGGGTGACAGTCGGCGAGACGATCCAGACTCTCCTTGTCACGGTCGGGCGGACAGGCCTGCCCTCCAGCGTCGGGGCCCCGGCCAGTATGGTCTATGAATACGACGAGGTCACGCTCTACCACACGACCGACGACGCCATCGAGGGCGCCCTCATCTTATTCAAGATCCCGAAGGCGTGGCTGGAGGAGAACAGTATCGACCCGGCGGACGTCGTGCTCTGCCGCTACCACGACGACGCCTGGCAACCCCTCCCCACCGAGGTCAGGGACGAAGACGCGACCTTCTGGTACTTCTCGGCACAGAGTCCGGGCTTCTCCGTCTTTGCAATCGGCGGAGAACCAGCACCCGTCGCCGTCAAAACAGCGGAAGCAGGAGCACAGGCCGGGACGACAGAACCCGCCTCGCCGGTGACTGAAACACCGGCATCGCCCCCGGCGGAGACACCGCAGCCATTCCCCACCATGATGCTTATCCTCTGCGGGGCGGCCGTCCTCCTCATTGCGGCAGTCGTCCTCTGGAAGAGGAGATAA
- a CDS encoding ferredoxin domain-containing protein, with the protein MTPEFEAVRTVAMLMALAARTAPKGKGVDTIEVEVLTGTDLTDLADAMRAYGEEHTLGFFLRDAKNIEKADACVLIGCKGQQTAGVNCGGCGYPTCTEMAAAVEETKKDGVPFRGPNCVIRMTDLGIAVGSAVKTASIHNVDNRVFYSGGVGSRILGLLPDCTVVYALPLKASGKNIFFDRS; encoded by the coding sequence ATGACTCCGGAATTCGAGGCAGTCAGGACCGTGGCAATGCTGATGGCTCTTGCCGCACGGACGGCGCCGAAGGGGAAGGGCGTCGACACCATCGAGGTCGAGGTGCTCACCGGCACCGACCTCACCGACCTCGCCGACGCGATGCGGGCCTATGGCGAGGAGCACACCCTCGGCTTCTTCCTGCGGGATGCAAAGAACATCGAGAAAGCGGATGCCTGTGTCCTGATCGGGTGCAAGGGCCAGCAGACCGCAGGCGTCAACTGCGGCGGCTGCGGGTACCCGACCTGCACTGAGATGGCCGCCGCAGTTGAAGAGACAAAAAAAGACGGCGTCCCGTTCAGGGGACCGAACTGCGTGATCAGGATGACAGACCTCGGCATCGCCGTCGGGTCCGCGGTAAAGACGGCGTCCATCCACAACGTCGACAACAGGGTCTTTTACTCAGGCGGTGTCGGCTCCCGTATCCTCGGCCTCCTCCCGGACTGCACCGTCGTCTATGCCCTCCCTCTCAAGGCCTCAGGGAAAAATATCTTCTTTGACCGCTCATAG
- a CDS encoding helix-hairpin-helix domain-containing protein has protein sequence MERQGVITSPVEGYPWSDLDTPDTAGGCGRLLKVLLDGRCSYDCAYCGVRARKGGGPVGPAEIADAFLRMHREGRADGLFLSSGIAGDVDLAMEGIVETGEILRRRGFRGYLHLKVLPGAARADIADAARVADRISINIEAPSASRLSEVAGVKDYRCDIEKRQAWVAEAMPGRHTTQLVVGAAGESDAEILSCVARQYRRLAPARVYYSAFTPLAGTPLECRDATPLWRQRRLYQMDALVHLYQFSPDLLRDVMDDDGFLPDADPKRVLAENLPPVDINTAPLADLLRVPGIGPVGARRICAMRRTAPLVSPADLRRCGVRTKDAGPFVRFGREVQATLSSF, from the coding sequence ATGGAGAGGCAGGGTGTGATCACGTCGCCGGTAGAGGGATATCCCTGGTCCGACCTGGACACGCCCGACACCGCCGGGGGGTGCGGGCGTCTCCTGAAGGTCCTCCTCGACGGCCGCTGCTCGTACGACTGCGCCTACTGCGGGGTCAGGGCCAGGAAGGGCGGGGGCCCGGTCGGGCCTGCGGAGATCGCCGACGCCTTCCTCAGGATGCACCGCGAGGGAAGGGCGGACGGCCTCTTCCTCTCCTCGGGCATCGCGGGCGACGTGGACCTGGCGATGGAGGGGATCGTGGAGACCGGGGAGATCCTGCGGCGGCGGGGTTTCCGGGGCTATCTCCACCTCAAGGTCCTCCCGGGCGCCGCACGGGCGGACATCGCCGATGCGGCGCGGGTGGCCGACAGGATCTCGATCAACATCGAGGCGCCGTCGGCATCCCGCCTCTCCGAGGTCGCGGGGGTGAAGGACTATCGGTGCGACATCGAGAAGAGGCAGGCCTGGGTGGCGGAGGCGATGCCCGGCCGCCACACGACGCAACTCGTCGTCGGCGCGGCGGGGGAGAGCGACGCCGAGATCCTCTCCTGTGTCGCCAGGCAGTACAGGCGTCTCGCGCCGGCACGGGTCTACTACTCCGCTTTCACGCCGTTGGCAGGGACGCCCCTCGAGTGCCGGGATGCGACTCCTCTCTGGCGGCAGAGGCGCCTGTACCAGATGGACGCCCTCGTCCACCTCTACCAGTTCTCCCCTGATCTGCTCCGCGACGTGATGGACGACGACGGTTTCCTTCCCGACGCCGACCCGAAGAGGGTGCTTGCAGAGAACCTCCCGCCTGTCGATATCAACACCGCCCCTCTCGCCGACCTCCTCCGCGTGCCGGGGATCGGTCCTGTCGGCGCTCGCCGGATCTGTGCGATGCGGCGGACGGCGCCGCTCGTCTCCCCTGCAGACCTCAGGAGGTGCGGCGTCCGCACGAAAGATGCCGGGCCATTCGTCCGCTTCGGGAGAGAGGTGCAGGCGACACTCTCGTCTTTTTGA
- a CDS encoding glycosyltransferase — MISVIVPTYNEEANIASCLESLCNQTLPRERYEIIVVDGNSKDKTREIAERYADLVFVQTSKKVGGARNDGAKAAKGDIVATTDADCIIPPDWLERIEKDFATRPDAVQVFGLVYPKEKGIKNALSLALANLFSRVGALTHTLYYTLGCNTAFRREVFMQIGMYRCIDAGDDLEIARRTRQVGTVLLDPKLRVAFDMRRYEQFGTIKSLWEWIAIVVRGGDSETYSYSKREYK; from the coding sequence ATGATCTCGGTTATCGTTCCGACCTACAATGAGGAGGCGAACATCGCCTCCTGTCTTGAGTCCCTCTGCAACCAGACTCTGCCGCGCGAAAGGTACGAGATCATCGTCGTGGACGGGAACTCGAAGGACAAAACGCGGGAGATCGCAGAGAGGTACGCCGACCTCGTCTTCGTGCAGACGAGCAAGAAGGTCGGCGGCGCACGAAACGACGGCGCGAAGGCCGCAAAGGGCGATATCGTCGCCACGACCGACGCGGACTGCATCATCCCGCCCGACTGGCTGGAGAGGATCGAGAAGGACTTTGCCACACGCCCGGACGCGGTGCAGGTCTTCGGCCTCGTGTACCCGAAGGAGAAGGGGATCAAGAACGCGCTCTCCCTCGCCCTGGCAAATCTCTTCTCCCGCGTCGGCGCATTGACCCACACCCTCTACTACACTCTCGGGTGCAACACCGCCTTCAGGCGCGAGGTCTTCATGCAGATCGGGATGTATCGGTGCATCGACGCCGGCGACGACCTGGAGATCGCCCGCCGCACCCGGCAGGTCGGCACGGTGCTCCTCGACCCGAAACTCCGCGTCGCCTTCGACATGCGCCGGTACGAGCAGTTCGGGACGATCAAGTCGCTCTGGGAGTGGATCGCCATCGTCGTGCGGGGCGGCGACAGCGAGACGTACAGCTACTCGAAGCGCGAGTACAAGTAA
- a CDS encoding GHMP kinase, with amino-acid sequence MPLMKIRGGDLDLVEYDFEPFRAGTNIRPLRIDRPLRPVPQSGTFTVRVPARIHSTVLDMNRFAPDQPGGGGFGYAVQVYSTARAECTADGIEIEYERTPIIRHIVEAFRATVGYQGGFRIAADDHHYKHVGLGSTGTMLLAVSHAMNAALGSPLTAEELRILVGKNFVEETAENNNMVAFGFETGVGPAASTYGGFVVMGDELALAYRHPFAEGKNVFVIIPKSGISSSGKSEFDLLMNRARDLDYRDRPIKAYMVLMDLLPALERGDLKKAGDVMWEIEFRGSKRAEIEHHDFAIYNIMSRLREAGIEFVGMSSVGPSIAVVTGKPEEEMKAIADSLGLSVALSTAVDNEGLKVTHTA; translated from the coding sequence ATGCCATTGATGAAGATCAGGGGCGGCGACCTCGACCTCGTCGAATACGATTTCGAGCCCTTCAGAGCAGGGACAAACATCCGCCCCCTCAGGATCGACCGGCCCCTCCGGCCAGTGCCTCAGTCCGGCACGTTCACGGTCAGGGTTCCGGCACGCATCCACTCGACGGTCCTGGACATGAACCGCTTCGCCCCCGACCAACCGGGCGGCGGAGGCTTTGGATATGCCGTCCAGGTGTACAGCACGGCACGTGCGGAGTGCACCGCCGACGGCATCGAGATCGAGTACGAGCGCACGCCGATCATCAGGCATATCGTCGAGGCCTTCAGGGCGACGGTGGGCTACCAGGGCGGTTTCAGGATCGCCGCGGACGACCACCACTACAAGCATGTCGGCCTCGGTTCGACAGGCACCATGCTCCTCGCCGTCAGCCATGCAATGAACGCGGCCCTCGGTTCTCCCCTCACCGCCGAGGAACTGCGGATCCTCGTCGGGAAGAACTTCGTCGAGGAGACGGCCGAAAACAACAACATGGTCGCTTTCGGCTTCGAGACCGGCGTCGGCCCGGCCGCAAGCACCTACGGCGGCTTTGTCGTCATGGGCGACGAACTCGCCCTTGCATACCGCCATCCCTTTGCCGAGGGAAAGAATGTCTTCGTCATCATCCCGAAGAGCGGCATCTCCTCGTCAGGGAAGAGCGAGTTCGACCTCCTCATGAACCGGGCACGCGACCTCGACTACCGCGACCGCCCGATCAAGGCCTACATGGTCCTGATGGACCTCCTGCCCGCGCTCGAACGGGGCGACCTCAAGAAGGCCGGGGACGTGATGTGGGAGATCGAGTTCAGGGGGTCGAAGAGGGCCGAGATCGAGCACCACGACTTCGCGATCTACAACATCATGAGCAGGTTGCGCGAGGCCGGCATCGAGTTCGTGGGCATGAGTTCGGTCGGCCCCTCCATCGCCGTCGTCACCGGGAAACCGGAGGAGGAGATGAAGGCGATCGCCGACAGCCTCGGCCTCTCGGTGGCCCTCTCCACGGCGGTCGACAACGAGGGACTGAAGGTCACGCATACGGCGTGA
- the gltA gene encoding NADPH-dependent glutamate synthase, with protein MTEVSEHVKDFNEVNKGLSEENAVLEALRCMNCVRPSCVKGCPVCIDIPAFIQKVANRDFAGAAEAVKENNMLPAICGRVCPQETQCEGECILSKKEKPIAIGALERFVADWEREHGVTTPEVAAPTGKKVAVVGSGPAGLTAAAELARFGHAVTVFESLHEAGGVLMYGIPNFRLPKEIVQAEIEQVKALGVEIRLNHLVGRSVSTEELLAYDAVFLGTGAGLPYFMGIEGENLCGVYSANEFLTRVNLMHANCFPAFDTPVKRAAKVVVAGGGNVAMDAARVARRLGADVTLVYRRREEDLPARAVEVTNAQAEGVRFVCCANPVRVLGEKTVSGVECARMEMCALDESGRPKPSCIEGSNFVLEADVFIEAIGQGPNPLLISMLPTLKRERRGNVVVDADGQTAVAGVYAAGDVATGAATVIWAMGSAKKAAAAIDRMLRGE; from the coding sequence ATGACCGAGGTCTCAGAACACGTTAAGGACTTCAACGAAGTCAACAAGGGGCTTTCCGAGGAGAACGCCGTCCTTGAGGCACTCAGGTGCATGAACTGCGTGCGGCCGAGTTGCGTGAAGGGCTGCCCGGTCTGCATCGACATCCCGGCATTCATCCAGAAGGTCGCAAACAGGGACTTCGCGGGCGCGGCGGAGGCCGTCAAGGAGAACAACATGCTCCCGGCGATCTGCGGCCGTGTCTGTCCGCAGGAGACCCAGTGCGAGGGCGAGTGCATCCTCTCCAAGAAGGAGAAGCCGATCGCCATCGGCGCGCTCGAACGCTTTGTCGCCGACTGGGAGAGGGAGCACGGCGTGACGACCCCCGAAGTCGCCGCCCCGACCGGAAAGAAGGTGGCGGTCGTCGGTTCAGGCCCGGCAGGCCTCACGGCTGCGGCCGAACTCGCCCGTTTCGGCCACGCGGTCACGGTCTTTGAGTCCCTCCACGAGGCCGGCGGCGTGCTGATGTACGGCATCCCGAACTTCCGCCTCCCGAAGGAGATCGTCCAGGCGGAGATCGAGCAGGTGAAGGCCCTTGGCGTCGAGATCAGGCTCAACCACCTCGTCGGGAGGAGCGTCTCCACGGAGGAGCTCCTCGCGTACGACGCCGTCTTCCTGGGCACCGGCGCCGGCCTGCCGTATTTCATGGGCATCGAGGGCGAGAACCTCTGCGGGGTCTACTCTGCAAACGAGTTCCTCACCCGCGTGAACCTGATGCATGCCAACTGCTTCCCCGCCTTTGACACGCCGGTCAAGCGCGCCGCGAAGGTGGTCGTCGCCGGCGGCGGCAACGTGGCGATGGACGCGGCCAGGGTGGCGCGGCGCCTCGGCGCCGACGTGACCCTCGTCTATCGGCGGCGCGAGGAGGACCTCCCGGCCCGTGCGGTCGAGGTCACGAATGCACAGGCCGAAGGCGTCCGTTTCGTCTGCTGCGCAAACCCGGTGCGGGTGCTCGGCGAGAAGACGGTCTCTGGTGTCGAGTGCGCCAGGATGGAGATGTGCGCCCTCGACGAGAGCGGGAGGCCGAAGCCTTCATGTATCGAGGGGAGCAACTTCGTGCTTGAGGCAGACGTCTTCATCGAAGCAATCGGTCAGGGCCCCAACCCCCTCCTCATCTCCATGCTCCCGACGCTGAAACGCGAGCGCCGGGGCAACGTGGTCGTGGATGCGGACGGTCAGACGGCCGTCGCCGGCGTCTACGCGGCCGGGGACGTGGCAACCGGCGCCGCCACCGTCATCTGGGCGATGGGTTCGGCAAAGAAGGCTGCTGCCGCTATAGACAGGATGCTGAGGGGAGAATGA
- a CDS encoding class I SAM-dependent methyltransferase, which produces MTEVRFLEERKVVLDLADVSDREVLDIGAGPLSLIAAKEYDCYVTSVDIDGEKIKEWEKEAEREGVAEKISFEEADATDLPYCKDAFDIGICFGALHHLPEDMREQALSEMARVSYEKFVIAEFTEEGFAELHGGEDLVPVDLVRLEGALKAMGTLTVRPLGKLNVYIVEKGN; this is translated from the coding sequence ATGACTGAGGTCAGGTTTCTTGAGGAGAGGAAGGTCGTCCTCGACCTTGCAGACGTGAGCGATCGGGAGGTGCTGGACATCGGTGCCGGCCCTCTCTCACTCATCGCCGCAAAGGAGTACGACTGCTATGTCACGTCCGTCGATATCGACGGAGAGAAGATCAAGGAGTGGGAGAAAGAGGCAGAGCGCGAGGGCGTTGCCGAGAAGATCAGTTTCGAGGAGGCCGACGCGACCGACCTCCCGTACTGCAAGGACGCCTTCGATATCGGCATCTGCTTCGGGGCCCTCCATCATCTCCCAGAAGATATGCGGGAGCAGGCACTCTCCGAAATGGCGCGGGTCTCGTATGAGAAGTTCGTCATTGCAGAGTTCACCGAAGAGGGCTTTGCCGAACTGCATGGCGGGGAAGACCTTGTCCCCGTCGATCTCGTCCGCCTGGAGGGTGCCCTGAAAGCGATGGGCACCCTCACCGTCCGTCCCCTCGGGAAACTGAACGTCTATATTGTTGAGAAGGGGAACTGA